The following proteins are encoded in a genomic region of Zea mays cultivar B73 chromosome 9, Zm-B73-REFERENCE-NAM-5.0, whole genome shotgun sequence:
- the LOC103640413 gene encoding probable CCR4-associated factor 1 homolog 11 produces MPMYSKSELIHVPPPPCSRPRYVMAPPLVFTSIGASMNAAVRDVWASNFDEELSNLSAVLPRYPCVCVDTEFPGAVHDSNLPRYMRGPRESYELVKRNVDDLKLLQVGIALSGPAGRFPIAWQFNIRGFDPALDPHAPASIAMLREQGMDFAMLNEFGIDPEDFAAGFRRSGLACGWLTWTAFSGSYDFGYLAKALTGGQPLPDTLDGFLALVHRLFGHSVFDVKHLARCCAMRGGLEQVATALGVKRAAGRAHCAGSDSLLTTDVLLLMMHRFFRNVDVLAHAGTIVDLT; encoded by the coding sequence ATGCCGATGTACTCCAAGTCGGAACTCATCCACGTGCCGCCACCGCCATGCAGCCGTCCCCGTTACGTCATGGCGCCACCCCTGGTCTTCACGTCCATCGGCGCGTCGATGAACGCCGCCGTGCGCGACGTTTGGGCCAGCAACTTCGACGAAGAGCTCTCCAACCTATCAGCGGTGCTGCCGCGCTACCCCTGCGTGTGCGTGGACACCGAGTTCCCCGGCGCGGTACACGACTCGAACTTGCCGCGGTACATGCGCGGTCCGCGCGAGAGCTACGAGCTGGTGAAGCGGAACGTAGACGACCTCAAGCTGCTGCAGGTCGGGATCGCGCTGTCGGGCCCCGCCGGCCGGTTCCCCATCGCGTGGCAGTTCAACATCCGGGGCTTCGACCCCGCGCTTGACCCGCACGCGCCGGCCTCCATCGCCATGCTCCGTGAGCAGGGGATGGACTTCGCCATGCTGAACGAGTTCGGCATCGACCCCGAAGACTTCGCCGCCGGGTTCCGCCGCAGCGGCCTCGCCTGCGGGTGGCTCACCTGGACCGCCTTCTCGGGCTCCTACGACTTCGGGTACCTCGCCAAGGCGCTCACCGGCGGCCAGCCACTGCCGGACACGCTGGACGGCTTCCTCGCCCTGGTCCATCGGCTGTTCGGACACAGTGTGTTCGACGTGAAGCACCTCGCCAGATGCTGCGCCATGCGCGGGGGGCTGGAGCAGGTGGCCACCGCGCTCGGCGTCAAGCGCGCCGCCGGCCGCGCGCACTGCGCCGGCTCCGACAGCCTGCTCACCACCGACGTCCTCCTGCTAATGATGCATCGCTTCTTCAGGAACGTCGATGTGCTCGCGCACGCCGGAACCATCGTAGACCTCACCTAG